A region of Trichoplusia ni isolate ovarian cell line Hi5 chromosome 21, tn1, whole genome shotgun sequence DNA encodes the following proteins:
- the LOC113504189 gene encoding granzyme M-like — protein MQVTVLFSLLISMHKAWSFNLRILGGEDASESDYPYVVKIMSIYAGAPPRDTDRVIERKHVCTGAVLTQTWTLTAGHCVGAANRLVEKDVVRKNVIWAASVATPASAGAQNSSGIIVDIKAFHKHPAFKDLTFTGKTYLENNVAMVHTDPLVLKEYVKVSAIDYGGLLGHEAKSIGYGVSSNRSRRIDNKPLQVLPVILVECPKGTGIYPVVCAASRCSTQRPVLCGPDGGGPLIHPAGLIAITSWNPEKDCYVPLRSRRPDTGKLTPISPYLTWITSHIISAR, from the coding sequence ATGCAAGTTACTGTgttattttcgttattaatttCAATGCACAAAGCCTGGTCATTCAATTTACGTATTTTGGGAGGCGAGGACGCATCTGAGAGCGATTATCCGTACGTAGTGAAAATAATGTCCATATATGCGGGGGCTCCACCCAGAGATACAGATCGAGTGATCGAGAGGAAACACGTGTGCACTGGAGCGGTGCTCACTCAGACATGGACCTTAACGGCTGGCCACTGCGTCGGTGCCGCAAACAGATTGGTTGAAAAAGATGTAGTAAGGAAGAATGTGATATGGGCAGCTTCTGTAGCTACACCCGCTAGTGCTGGAGCGCAGAACAGTTCTGGTATAATAGTCGATATCAAAGCTTTCCACAAGCATCCAGCCTTCAAAGATTTGACATTCACCGgtaaaacatatttagaaaataacgTCGCTATGGTCCACACTGATCcattagttttaaaagaataCGTCAAGGTCAGTGCTATAGATTACGGTGGCTTGCTAGGGCATGAAGCGAAGTCGATCGGTTACGGCGTAAGTTCGAACCGGTCGAGGAGGATTGATAACAAACCTCTGCAGGTGCTGCCGGTGATTTTAGTGGAGTGTCCGAAAGGGACTGGCATATACCCGGTGGTGTGCGCTGCTTCGCGTTGTAGCACACAGCGGCCGGTGCTATGCGGGCCCGACGGCGGCGGCCCGCTCATCCACCCCGCCGGCCTCATCGCCATCACCAGCTGGAACCCCGAAAAAGACTGCTACGTCCCATTGAGATCTCGCCGCCCAGACACCGGAAAGTTGACTCCCATAAGCCCTTATCTTACGTGGATTACAAGTCACATTATAAGTGCCAGATGA
- the LOC113504306 gene encoding trypsin beta-like has translation MNYIVSTLILFFLLRVDGVPSGFRILSNRKAYVHEYPFIVKLERQVIISGISDVDAADSVHICTGTALSTTLTLTAGHCIDSTNPSKVLTNNLRIKCVIRYGIAGTETVDLMSTIRHPSYKDRPRSFQNDIGLLRTTAMRLNQFGTLSPLDINMVGGQEISFVGYESFYENSSLIAPSRRQISYPKKVLRAKIIRSDTRNATTVPGVCVIRRCVPSSVQVCPEASGSPMLHASGIVGINTWD, from the exons ATGAACTACATTGTGAGcacgttaatattatttttcctacTACGAGTCGACGGCGTGCCTTCTGGTTTCAGAATCTTAAGCAACAGAAAGGCTTATGTACATGAGTACCCGTTTATAGTAAAACTAGAGCGACAGGTAATTATTTCAGGAATAAGCGACGTTGATGCGGCAGATAGTGTGCACATATGTACTGGCACCGCCTTGTCGACTACGTTGACGCTGACGGCCGGGCATTGCATAGATAGCACGAACCCTTCAAAGGTCCTCACCAACAACCTGAGAATTAAATGTGTGATTCGCTACGGGATAGCCGGGACCGAAACAGTAGACTTGATGTCCACTATCCGCCACCCCAGCTACAAGGACCGGCCGCGTAGTTTCCAAAACGACATCGGTCTCCTGAGGACTACTGCAATGCGGCTTAATCAATTCGGGACACTCAGCCCATTGGACATCAATATGGTAGGGGGGCAAGAAATAAGTTTCGTCGGTTATGAgtctttttatgaaaattcttCGTTGATAGCCCCTTCTCGTAGGCAGATAAGTTACCCAAAGAAGGTGTTGAGGGCTAAAATCATTCGGAGTGATACGAGGAATGCAACAACTGTTCCCGGGGTATGCGTGATCAGGCGATGTGTTCCGTCGTCGGTACAAGTGTGCCCAGAGGCTTCGGGCAGCCCGATGTTACATGCGAGCGGAATAGTCGGAATCAACACT TGGGATTAA
- the LOC113504188 gene encoding trypsin-3-like — protein sequence MYYIVLFLTIVKLHVARTGLRIIEGRDASDSEFLYVARLEAVTLKPSARRRLDRVTFCTGSVLSATWTLTAAHCIHFLEKYTKNNPEHYKYFVRIGNHSDLPSKSSNHPDDQQFEILSVHKHPAYKGLIIDENIFIENDVGLLNTASVTLKEFPKISAVDYSSVSGHEALAVGYGINVVITKKDRPLPPTRRSLKVLDLVVVKCPKMGHMYPALCVAHRCGRAPTLCGGDSGGPLLHPSGIIAVASVNEARNCLVEGKQRNDVVGVWTAISPYITWITRHILEKNMT from the coding sequence ATGTACTACATTGTATTATTTCTCACTATTGTTAAGTTGCACGTCGCTCGGACAGGATTACGCATTATTGAAGGCAGAGACGCCTCGGATAGCGAGTTTCTCTACGTCGCTAGACTGGAGGCGGTCACCCTGAAGCCCAGTGCGAGACGCCGCCTCGACCGTGTCACCTTCTGCACGGGCTCTGTGCTGTCCGCTACGTGGACATTAACTGCTGCACACTGCATCCACTTtctagaaaaatatacaaaaaataatcctGAACACTACAAGTATTTTGTTAGGATTGGAAATCATAGCGATCTGCCTAGCAAAAGTAGTAATCACCCTGACGATCAACAGTTCGAGATATTGTCAGTTCATAAACATCCTGCTTATAAAGGACTTATAAtagatgaaaatatattcatagAGAACGACGTAGGTTTACTGAACACGGCGTCAGTGACTCTGAAGGAGTTCCCGAAGATCAGTGCGGTGGACTACTCATCGGTGAGCGGCCACGAGGCGCTCGCGGTCGGCTACGGCATCAACGTGGTTATAACGAAGAAAGATAGGCCCCTCCCACCGACTCGCAGGTCGCTGAAGGTATTGGACCTTGTCGTAGTTAAGTGTCCGAAAATGGGTCACATGTACCCGGCGCTGTGCGTGGCGCACCGATGCGGGCGCGCGCCCACCTTGTGCGGCGGTGACTCGGGCGGGCCGCTGCTGCACCCATCCGGCATCATCGCCGTCGCCAGCGTCAACGAGGCCAGGAACTGCCTGGTGGAGGGCAAGCAGCGCAATGACGTGGTGGGCGTGTGGACAGCTATTAGCCCTTACATTACTTGGATCACACGacacattttagaaaaaaacatgaCCTGA
- the LOC113504186 gene encoding sodium- and chloride-dependent transporter XTRP3A-like isoform X1, translated as MIDSYKLKEWINWPLIRAHLCTAAVAVGYNATWRAPRQAFSFGGLQYGLAVTVAMVAVALPLTLLQLAVGQLSQQDAVGIWRAVPFFKGVGYLRLLISFLGSVYSIIYLAMTITYFLYTISNSLPFWECIELVISEDYVHTVNASTCLKETFMAPVNDRPEYFLAVALIVIVLWIVFPFIVFFSFYNPVKLMKRLFYVLGPVVIVLTVVVLSCIGDSKNLATFVKISDWKSFLEPGIWHSALIQALLSTQIAGGYLISAGDTVYSSTNVQWTALAVVGANLLSTWASMVFWYSITEPERDFSIFAVIIQTYQIGEDTNMDITWPLLIFFILLLSGLISMLYLLFPIFDRFRRMGGVKWRLISFVGSLSAAVASLAVLAGRLPALYLLEDYAVPLLISIATVMEILAFVFIYGWKVLVEDVEFLTGLPMAKFWVLGWCAAPGIIAPFSVWWVTVQFILDETWTQAPWPAITIIATTALVFVMFIAFASVAVVKQVQYDCAGKLKSSFKPSRHWGPRDPITHYYWLARREEVERGNMLRTRYHRRQLGQLSGQPSFLNLTNSVSEKVNEISSTEKRRSNSDDWIYTVCRKQLTHVQERLNESRRRAKSLDWSFPNTKAVTPNDSRFFGSSIATPDSAGSHESNNNLRIAQYIYKKNNK; from the exons ATGATCGATTCTTATAAATTAAAG GAATGGATAAATTGGCCGTTGATCCGAGCACACCTGTGTACGGCGGCTGTTGCTGTGGGCTACAATGCCACGTGGCGGGCTCCGCGCCAGGCCTTCAGCTTCGGCGGCCTGCAGTACGGGCTGGCGGTGACGGTGGCCATGGTGGCCGTCGCTCTGCCGCTCACACTCCTCCAGCTAGCCGTCGGCCAGCTCAGCCAGCAAGATGCTGTTGGTATTTGGAGAGCAGTGCCGTTCTTTAAAG gAGTCGGGTATCTGAGGCTACTGATTTCGTTCCTTGGGTCAGTTTACTCCATTATATATTTAGCAATGACAATAACATACTTTTTGTACACGATAAGTAATTCGCTGCCATTCTGGGAATGTATTGAGCTGGTCATTTca GAAGACTATGTTCATACAGTCAACGCGTCTACATGTCTTAA AGAGACATTCATGGCGCCCGTCAATGACAGACCTGAATATTTTTTAGCAGTAGCTCTGATTGTGATCGTTTTGTGGATAGTGTTTCCTTTTAT AgtgtttttcagtttttacaATCCGGTAAAACTGATGAAACGGTTATTCTACGTGTTGGGCCCCGTAGTCATTGTCCTTACCGTAGTGGTCCTCTCCTGTATTGGGGATTCGAAGAATCTGGCCACGTTTGTCAAGATCAGCGATTGGAAGAGCTTCTTGGAGCCAGGCATTTGGCACAGCGCGCTGATACAAGCTCTGCTGTCCACGCAAATCGCTGGAGGCTATCTGATATCAGCCGGAGATACTGTGTATTCCAGCACCAACGTACAGTG GACAGCATTAGCGGTAGTCGGAGCTAACTTACTATCAACGTGGGCTAGCATGGTCTTCTGGTATTCCATTACGGAACCGGAGAGAGACTTCAGCATATTCGCGGTGATCATACAAACCTACCAGATTGGGGAGGACACTAATATGGATATTACATGGCCGTTactaatattctttattttgttgctaTCTGGACTTATAAGTATG TTATACCTCCTGTTCCCAATATTCGATCGTTTCCGTCGCATGGGTGGTGTGAAATGGCGTCTGATATCGTTCGTGGGCTCCCTGTCTGCAGCCGTGGCGAGCCTCGCCGTGCTGGCCGGCAGACTGCCTGCCCTCTACCTGCTGGAGGACTACGCTGTACCCTTACTCATCAGTATAGCGACCGTTATGGAGATATTGGCCTTCGTCTTCATATACG GCTGGAAAGTTCTAGTTGAAGATGTTGAGTTTCTAACCGGCTTGCCTATGGCGAAGTTCTGGGTGTTGGGCTGGTGCGCGGCGCCCGGCATCATCGCGCCCTTCTCCGTCTGGTGGGTGACCGTGCAGTTCATTCTCGACGAGACCTGGACACAGGCTCCGTGGCCGGCCATCACCATCATCGCGACTACTGCTCTGGTCTTCGTGATGTTCATAGCATTTGCATCCGTGGCTGTCGTCAAGCAAGTCCAGTATGACTGCGCGGGG AAGCTGAAGTCATCGTTTAAGCCATCCCGGCATTGGGGACCGCGGGACCCCATCACGCATTACTACTGGCTGGCCAGGAGAGAAGAGGTCGAGAGGGGCAACATGCTGAGGACGAGGTACCATAGAAGACAACTGGGACAACTGTCGGGACAGCCAAGCTTCCTAAACCTAACAAACTCTGTCTCAGAGAAAGTTAATGAAATCTCTAGCACTGAGAAAAGACGGTCGAATTCGGATGACTGGATATATACGGTGTGCAGGAAACAACTGACTCACGTGCAGGAGCGGTTGAATGAGAGCAGAAGGAGAGCCAAGTCACTAGACTGGTCGTTCCCGAACACAAAAGCAGTCACTCCCAACGACTCCAGATTTTTTGGGAGCAGCATCGCTACGCCTGACTCGGCCGGCTCTCACGAGAGTAATAATAATCTGCGAATAGctcaatatatttataagaaaaataataaataa
- the LOC113504186 gene encoding sodium- and chloride-dependent transporter XTRP3-like isoform X2 encodes MIDSYKLKEWINWPLIRAHLCTAAVAVGYNATWRAPRQAFSFGGLQYGLAVTVAMVAVALPLTLLQLAVGQLSQQDAVGIWRAVPFFKGVGYLRLLISFLGSVYSIIYLAMTITYFLYTISNSLPFWECIELVISEDYVHTVNASTCLKETFMAPVNDRPEYFLAVALIVIVLWIVFPFIFYNPVKLMKRLFYVLGPVVIVLTVVVLSCIGDSKNLATFVKISDWKSFLEPGIWHSALIQALLSTQIAGGYLISAGDTVYSSTNVQWTALAVVGANLLSTWASMVFWYSITEPERDFSIFAVIIQTYQIGEDTNMDITWPLLIFFILLLSGLISMLYLLFPIFDRFRRMGGVKWRLISFVGSLSAAVASLAVLAGRLPALYLLEDYAVPLLISIATVMEILAFVFIYGWKVLVEDVEFLTGLPMAKFWVLGWCAAPGIIAPFSVWWVTVQFILDETWTQAPWPAITIIATTALVFVMFIAFASVAVVKQVQYDCAGKLKSSFKPSRHWGPRDPITHYYWLARREEVERGNMLRTRYHRRQLGQLSGQPSFLNLTNSVSEKVNEISSTEKRRSNSDDWIYTVCRKQLTHVQERLNESRRRAKSLDWSFPNTKAVTPNDSRFFGSSIATPDSAGSHESNNNLRIAQYIYKKNNK; translated from the exons ATGATCGATTCTTATAAATTAAAG GAATGGATAAATTGGCCGTTGATCCGAGCACACCTGTGTACGGCGGCTGTTGCTGTGGGCTACAATGCCACGTGGCGGGCTCCGCGCCAGGCCTTCAGCTTCGGCGGCCTGCAGTACGGGCTGGCGGTGACGGTGGCCATGGTGGCCGTCGCTCTGCCGCTCACACTCCTCCAGCTAGCCGTCGGCCAGCTCAGCCAGCAAGATGCTGTTGGTATTTGGAGAGCAGTGCCGTTCTTTAAAG gAGTCGGGTATCTGAGGCTACTGATTTCGTTCCTTGGGTCAGTTTACTCCATTATATATTTAGCAATGACAATAACATACTTTTTGTACACGATAAGTAATTCGCTGCCATTCTGGGAATGTATTGAGCTGGTCATTTca GAAGACTATGTTCATACAGTCAACGCGTCTACATGTCTTAA AGAGACATTCATGGCGCCCGTCAATGACAGACCTGAATATTTTTTAGCAGTAGCTCTGATTGTGATCGTTTTGTGGATAGTGTTTCCTTTTAT tttttacaATCCGGTAAAACTGATGAAACGGTTATTCTACGTGTTGGGCCCCGTAGTCATTGTCCTTACCGTAGTGGTCCTCTCCTGTATTGGGGATTCGAAGAATCTGGCCACGTTTGTCAAGATCAGCGATTGGAAGAGCTTCTTGGAGCCAGGCATTTGGCACAGCGCGCTGATACAAGCTCTGCTGTCCACGCAAATCGCTGGAGGCTATCTGATATCAGCCGGAGATACTGTGTATTCCAGCACCAACGTACAGTG GACAGCATTAGCGGTAGTCGGAGCTAACTTACTATCAACGTGGGCTAGCATGGTCTTCTGGTATTCCATTACGGAACCGGAGAGAGACTTCAGCATATTCGCGGTGATCATACAAACCTACCAGATTGGGGAGGACACTAATATGGATATTACATGGCCGTTactaatattctttattttgttgctaTCTGGACTTATAAGTATG TTATACCTCCTGTTCCCAATATTCGATCGTTTCCGTCGCATGGGTGGTGTGAAATGGCGTCTGATATCGTTCGTGGGCTCCCTGTCTGCAGCCGTGGCGAGCCTCGCCGTGCTGGCCGGCAGACTGCCTGCCCTCTACCTGCTGGAGGACTACGCTGTACCCTTACTCATCAGTATAGCGACCGTTATGGAGATATTGGCCTTCGTCTTCATATACG GCTGGAAAGTTCTAGTTGAAGATGTTGAGTTTCTAACCGGCTTGCCTATGGCGAAGTTCTGGGTGTTGGGCTGGTGCGCGGCGCCCGGCATCATCGCGCCCTTCTCCGTCTGGTGGGTGACCGTGCAGTTCATTCTCGACGAGACCTGGACACAGGCTCCGTGGCCGGCCATCACCATCATCGCGACTACTGCTCTGGTCTTCGTGATGTTCATAGCATTTGCATCCGTGGCTGTCGTCAAGCAAGTCCAGTATGACTGCGCGGGG AAGCTGAAGTCATCGTTTAAGCCATCCCGGCATTGGGGACCGCGGGACCCCATCACGCATTACTACTGGCTGGCCAGGAGAGAAGAGGTCGAGAGGGGCAACATGCTGAGGACGAGGTACCATAGAAGACAACTGGGACAACTGTCGGGACAGCCAAGCTTCCTAAACCTAACAAACTCTGTCTCAGAGAAAGTTAATGAAATCTCTAGCACTGAGAAAAGACGGTCGAATTCGGATGACTGGATATATACGGTGTGCAGGAAACAACTGACTCACGTGCAGGAGCGGTTGAATGAGAGCAGAAGGAGAGCCAAGTCACTAGACTGGTCGTTCCCGAACACAAAAGCAGTCACTCCCAACGACTCCAGATTTTTTGGGAGCAGCATCGCTACGCCTGACTCGGCCGGCTCTCACGAGAGTAATAATAATCTGCGAATAGctcaatatatttataagaaaaataataaataa